The window TGCAGTGAGCGCATGCTCCTTTAAGTCTTACATCGACGGTTCCGTCGTCATGTATATTAACCAACTCAACATCTCCTCCGTCATACTGCAGTGAAGGCCTTATTTCGTCTATTACCTTTGATACTTCAGCTTTATCTAATGCCATATATCCTCCCTTTATTTATTTTTTTTCGCTTTAACCGGCATGCTTAAAATGCGGCGATATAAAGCTTATTCTATAAATATTATACATCTATATGTATTTAATGTCAATTATTTCA of the Candidatus Acidulodesulfobacterium acidiphilum genome contains:
- a CDS encoding NifU family protein, whose amino-acid sequence is MALDKAEVSKVIDEIRPSLQYDGGDVELVNIHDDGTVDVRLKGACAHCMGSIMTLKGGIERLLKERIPEVKEVNAV